One Brienomyrus brachyistius isolate T26 chromosome 24, BBRACH_0.4, whole genome shotgun sequence DNA segment encodes these proteins:
- the LOC125720002 gene encoding stonustoxin subunit beta-like, with the protein MSDNRCKYWILMQRNRPRNRLRRRLYQNPDSCQLTLDPNTANRRLSLSGGNRKVTWGAKQPYPDHPERFDGWPQVLCRESLTGRCYWEAEWDGYEALIGVTYKGIRREEECDCWLGFNDKAWSLSCKPDSYSVWHNNKLTLIPIRPSGSRRVGVYLDWGAGALSFYRVSSDGLTPLYRFTSSFTESLYPGFYVYNSSVSL; encoded by the exons atGTCAGACaatcgctgcaaatactggatcCTCATGCAGCGCAACCGTCCCCGGAATCGTCTTCGGAGGCgtttgtatcagaatccag actcctgccagctgacactggaccccaacacagcaaacagacgcctgtctctgtcaggggggaacaggaaggtgacatggggggcaaagcagccatatcctgatcatccagagagatttgacggctggccccaagttctgtgcagagagagtctgactggccgctgttactgggaggctgagtgggatggatatgaagccctgataggagtcacttataaagggatcaggagggaaGAAGAGTGTGACTGTTGgcttggattcaatgacaagGCATGGAGTCTGAGCTGTAaacctgacagttactctgtctggcacaataataaactgactctcatacccatacggccctcaggctcccgcagagtaggagtgtatctggactggggggctggtgctctgtccttctacagagtctcctctgatggactgacccccctgtacagattcacctcctcattcactgagtccctctatccagggttttatgtttataactcctcagtgtcactgtga